In the genome of Nicoliella spurrieriana, the window ATTTGGGCAATTTTTGCATCAACGCTGTGGGGGATTTCAGGAACGATTCTGCAGTTAATTTCCAATCCCAAGACCGGTTTTTCGATGCCGGCACCATGGTTTCTATCGGTCCGGACGCTAACTTCCGGGGGTGTTGTTATTGATCATTGCCGCGTGCATGTACCGGGGCGCCATCTTTAACGTCTTTAAAACCGGCCGGCAATTACTTTGGTTAATTGCATACGGCATCTTTGGGATTGGCGCGAACCTACTGATCTTCTACATTAGTGTGCAGGAGGGGAACGCCGCTGCTTCGACGATTTTGCAGTACCTTGCACCGATCTTCATTGTGGTCGGCAGCATCTTGTTCCAACACAAACGCCCAGAATTAAGCGACCTAGTGGTATTTGCAATTGCATTGGTTGGGGTGTTGCTCTCGATCACCCAGGGGGACCTATCGAAGCTTTCGATCTCGCTCAGTTCATTGCTGTGGGGAATTGGTTCCGGAATCACCGCCGCCTTTTACGTCGTGTTACCGCGGCCGGTGTTAAGGGATAACCCGCCAATCGTGGTGTTAGGCTGGGGGACGTTAATTGCCGGGGTCGTCTTTAATGCCGACTTTATCATCCGCAACCACGCGCCGTTTTGGAATGCAGCTCCTAAGCTGCCTGCCGTGAGCTTTTTGGGCGTTAACGTGGCGTTAATTGCCATCGGTGGGGTGGTATTGTTAGGAACCGTCTTTCCGTTCCTATCACTACTCCACGCCTCTAAATTTGCCAGTTCTGAGGTGGTCAGCCTAGTGGATGCGACCCAACCGGTCGTGACCTTTATTTTAAGTATCATCTTTTTTGCACTCCGGCCGAAGCTAGTTGAGATCATCGGGGCGGTCTTGGTAATCGTGGCAATTTCACTACTGCAATATTTCCATAGTCGCCAGGGGGCTAAAAGTTAAGAATTGAGATTATTACCATTTTGAAAATGATTTTAAGCTATAATAAGAATACCCACTTTTGATCAGTGGGTATTCTTATTTAATTTGAAGTTAAGGAGTTTTTATTGGATGGCTAACCAAAAGTGGCGTCAGCTGTGGCCATATTTGATTATCGCAATCGTTGCGGTGGTCGAAATCTTACCACAGATACTGACTAAATCTTACATTGTAGGGATTGATTCGATTTTTCACATGAACCGCTTTTATGATGCGGCAATGCAGATTAAAACCGGTCATTTTAACTACTTCCAGTCCTTTTTCGGCTACCAACAAACCGGTCGGGTGATTAATGCACTCTATGGGCCATTATTTGCTTATTTTAACGGGATACTACTGCTGATTGCTGGGACGTGGTTCAAATTCCAGCTCTTGACCAGTTGGCTCTACCTTTCAATTTCAGGCTGGTTAATGTATCGCCTGGCGATTAAGAATCGGGTGGCACCGGGGCCGGCAGTCGTGGTCAGCGCGATGTATTTACTATCATCGCCCATGCTCTCGTGGGTTTCTGGAACGCAGTTTACCGGCCTGGGCGCCATGTTTACTCCGCTAGTCATGCTAGCCGGGACGAACATGATGCGCAGGGACAAAATTACCGTGATTCCATTGGCCCTTTCGATGACGTTGGTCATTCAAATGCACTTGATGACGAGTATCATCTGTGCGACAGCTTTGATTCCATTCTTCATCGTGGCGTTCATTTACAGTCACCACCGGGGCCAGCTCTGCTTAGACCTATTGAAGGCGGTGGGGCTAACGCTGCTTTTGACCGCCAACGTCTGGGGGGCAATGTTAGAACTATTTAAATCCAATACGTTACTGCCGGTTGCACCCCAGTTAGTAATGAGTGAAAATGCGTTCAACGTCATTAACACCCATTCATACGTTTTAGTGCCGGTTTATACCATCTTATACTTATTAGTGACGATCTATGTAGTTAAGCACTGGCGGCAGTTAAACCTGTTTACGAAGGTGATTTTTGGCAATTCAATGCTGTTCTTATGGTTGTCATCGTACTTCTTCCCGTGGAACTGGATTCAAAAAATGGTTCCAGGAGTGGCGTATTACATTCAAATGCCAGCCCGCTTCTACGTCGTATCGTTTGCGCTGTTGTTTTTAATGGTCGGGATCATCTTGACTCACCAAGCCCCGCACTGGTTGCAAGTTACCAAGTGGTGGCTGGCTACTTTGGCGTTTTTGGGCATCTTTGGGGTGGCTGCCGGGACCGTGATTTTAGGAACGGTGTCATACCATGCCGACCGGGTGGTTGATAACCCTACGAACCTGAAGTTTCACACTAAGCGGCCGCAAAAATTGCGGGCGGCGTTGCACTCGGCGCACCTAAAGACGGCGCTAACGGATATGACCAAGTCGACTCCGGACTACCTCCCGATTAAACGGGCGCTAGCGCCAGATCAATACTTTCCATTTCATCCGTACCATGCTTACACCGTTACGGCGATTAAGAAGAACCATCACCATGTCCGCAAACAAGTGACGCAAAACGGGCTGCGGGTGACGTGGGTGAATTCCGCTAAGCATGCGAAAATGATTCGCATACCGGTCTTCAAATACGCCCATACGAGCGTGGCCCGGGACGGCAAACCATTTACGGCCTATCGGACCTCAAAGGTGGGGGCGCTAATTGTGAAGTCGCACCCAGGTAAGAACCACCTCACGATTGGCTATCGGGCTAGTCGCTGGTTCAAAGCGTTGATTTTGATCCAAGTCCTAGGCGTGATCGGGCTGATTGGCCTGCTGGGCTATCGAGGCCTTAAAAATAACCATCAAAAAAGTTGATTCCAAGCGGAATCAACTTTTTTTAATGGACGCGGTCACGCGCATTGAAGTTATGGACTAGCCTAGGGCAGATGATGCGATCAGCTAACCCGATCAACACTCCGTTACCCAGAAATGAATAAACGGTCCCGATGTTCACTGCGTAAATCCGTCCCTGGTAGCTGGCACAAGCGATTAGGATTAGGATCGGAATCGCCATGTCTAAAAATTGCGAAAGGACTGCGCTATGATGGCAATACTTGAAGCGTAAAATGTTGCTCATGTCATCATTCGGGTGCATAAACAAATTGGCGCGTTGGTATAACGAAATCCCGATACAAAAGAGGGTGACCCCAAAGAGGGCCATCATGATTCTGACACCGACGCTGGCATCTTGGAAGTGCCAGTGGTGAAATAAATTGGTCACAAGGTCGATTAAATAGCTAAAACAAAGGATGTAGCTAAACTCCTCGCAGAGCCGGAGCCAGTCGAAATGCCGAATTAAAAGCTGGTTGGCAATGATGTTGAAGATGCCAAAGGCCATTATGTAAGTTCCGATTGGCAACCCCGTGATGAGGTGTAAATTGACCGCTGAAGCAGTCCAAATTCCGGCACCCTCCCCAGAGATGATCGTGAATGCATTGCCAATTGCGTTGATCAATAGGCCCGCAATGAGGGCGCTGATTCTGATGTGAATGCCGTTATTGTGATTGGAATAAATATGAAGACCTCCCGAATGGTAATATTATCTTGTAGCAAATGATGGTATGATAGAAACAAAATGAGGTGATTGAATGAAGGGCAAGTACAAGGTCAACCGCTACGTCGGGGTCCCGGTGGAAACCGATAATTCTGGAAATTATCAAATTAAACGGGATGGCGATGGGGGCTTTAAGCTCCATGATTGGCGCACCGGTAAGCATACGAACGGTAAGTTTAAGCAGGTCGGCCAGATTTTTCTGACTGAAAATAACCTGAAGGTCGCAGTGGTCGCTTACGAACCGGTGGCGTTTAACCATCGTCATGCGTACACCCCACTACAACGGTTCACGTCCGAAACGGTACCGACAGCTTTGATTGAAACTGCAAAAAAGGCACTTAATTCATAAGAATTAAGCACCCTGATGAGTAAAATATTGAGTGTTGGAGGAACAATGACTATTTCTTCAATACCTTTTCGGCATTAGCCTTGACTTCGTCGTCTGACATGG includes:
- a CDS encoding DUF7671 family protein; translated protein: MKGKYKVNRYVGVPVETDNSGNYQIKRDGDGGFKLHDWRTGKHTNGKFKQVGQIFLTENNLKVAVVAYEPVAFNHRHAYTPLQRFTSETVPTALIETAKKALNS